The following coding sequences lie in one Spinacia oleracea cultivar Varoflay chromosome 1, BTI_SOV_V1, whole genome shotgun sequence genomic window:
- the LOC110782818 gene encoding uncharacterized protein — protein MMSENQTLDEKDELLEIYEKMDKNLTLEPSSPPQSDDEEEEDDENEEFEFSFFGGDLKSPVSAEEVFEDGQIRIISPFPGEDSGEGESSSSSYAPSVKNLFVVSNSSENDDVAEGQYCLWKSPTPEMSQKSNSTGFSKLWKMRDLLARSNSDGKDAFVFLNGKGDDATTAAKAKRKEEKKNKMKLEKLDVVERKVVDTAAHGGERKEGRNKKKKSAYEVLYGGGKDKKKGGGKSYLPYRQDLVGFFTNGSALSRNVHPY, from the coding sequence ATGATGTCAGAAAACCAAACGTTGGATGAAAAAGATGAATTATTGGAGATTTATGAAAAAATGGACAAAAACCTAACCCTAGAACCATCATCACCGCCTCAATCCGAcgatgaagaagaggaagatGATGAAAATGAGGAATTCGAGTTCTCTTTTTTCGGAGGAGACCTAAAATCGCCAGTATCAGCTGAAGAAGTGTTTGAAGACGGTCAGATCCGGATAATTTCTCCGTTTCCTGGTGAAGATTCCGGCGAAGGAGAATCGTCGTCATCGTCGTATGCTCCGTCAGTGAAGAATCTGTTCGTGGTATCGAATTCGTCGGAAAATGATGATGTGGCGGAAGGACAGTACTGCTTGTGGAAATCGCCGACGCCGGAGATGAGCCAAAAGAGCAACTCGACTGGATTCTCGAAGCTGTGGAAGATGAGAGATTTGCTAGCTAGGAGTAACAGTGACGGAAAAGACGCGTTCGTGTTTTTAAACGGAAAAGGCGACGATGCAACGACGGCAGCGAAGGcaaagaggaaggaggagaagaagaatAAGATGAAACTGGAGAAGTTAGATGTGGTGGAGAGAAAAGTGGTTGATACGGCGGCGCAcggtggagagagaaaagaggggAGGAATAAAAAGAAGAAGTCGGCGTACGAGGTGTTGTATGGTGGAGGTAAAGACAAAAAGAAAGGCGGTGGGAAATCGTATTTGCCATATCGTCAAGATTTGGTGGGTTTTTTTACGAATGGTAGTGCTTTGAGTAGGAATGTTCATCCTTATTAA